The proteins below come from a single Pseudomonas chlororaphis genomic window:
- a CDS encoding peptidase M23 — MTTEPSKAPPLYPKTHLLAASGIAALLSLALLVFPSSDVEAKKTTLSLELESPAEQLTQEQDAAEAVQATNEPAASPFAQIENNADDAPETAQAVAPAVEEKKGPDHREVIVAKGDTLSTLFEKVGLPSTSVHEILASDKQAKQFTQLQRGQKLEFELNPDGQLNNLHTKLSDLESITLTKNDKGYVFNRVIAKPTVRSAYVHGVINSSLSQSAARAGLSHSLTMDMANVFGYDIDFAQDIRQGDEFDIIYEQKVVNGKSVGNGPILSARFTNRGKTYTAVRYTNKQGNSSYYTADGNSMRKAFIRTPVDFARISSKFSAGRKHPILNKIRAHKGVDYAAPRGTPIKAAGDGKVLLAGRRGGYGNTVIIQHGNTYRTLYGHMQGFAKGVKTGGTVKQGQVIGYIGTTGLSTGPHLHYEFQVNGVHVDPLGQKLPMADPIAKSERARFLAQSQPLMARMDQEKATLLASSKR, encoded by the coding sequence ATGACCACCGAACCGTCTAAAGCGCCACCGCTTTACCCGAAGACCCACCTGCTTGCCGCAAGTGGTATCGCCGCCCTCCTTAGCCTGGCGCTCCTGGTATTCCCCTCCAGTGACGTGGAAGCCAAAAAGACGACGCTGAGCCTTGAACTGGAAAGCCCTGCTGAACAACTGACACAAGAACAAGACGCTGCCGAAGCCGTCCAAGCCACAAACGAACCGGCAGCCTCCCCTTTTGCGCAGATTGAAAACAACGCCGACGACGCCCCCGAGACCGCTCAGGCCGTTGCTCCTGCGGTCGAGGAAAAGAAAGGACCGGACCATCGCGAAGTGATTGTCGCCAAAGGCGACACCCTCTCTACGCTCTTTGAAAAAGTGGGCCTGCCTTCGACATCGGTCCACGAAATCCTGGCCAGCGACAAGCAAGCCAAGCAGTTCACTCAACTGCAGCGCGGCCAGAAGCTCGAATTCGAACTCAATCCAGATGGCCAGTTGAACAACCTGCACACCAAGTTGAGCGACCTGGAAAGCATCACCCTGACCAAGAATGACAAGGGCTATGTATTCAACCGCGTCATCGCCAAACCCACCGTTCGCTCGGCATATGTACATGGCGTGATCAACAGCTCGCTGTCGCAATCGGCAGCCCGGGCCGGCCTGTCCCACAGCCTGACCATGGACATGGCCAACGTATTTGGCTACGACATCGACTTCGCCCAGGATATTCGCCAGGGCGACGAGTTCGACATCATCTACGAGCAAAAGGTGGTCAACGGCAAAAGCGTCGGCAACGGCCCGATCCTGTCCGCACGCTTCACCAACCGTGGCAAGACGTACACTGCGGTGCGCTACACCAATAAACAGGGTAACAGCAGCTACTACACGGCGGACGGCAACAGCATGCGCAAGGCATTCATCCGTACGCCGGTTGACTTTGCTCGCATCAGCTCCAAGTTTTCCGCTGGCCGCAAGCACCCGATCCTGAACAAGATTCGCGCCCACAAAGGCGTCGACTACGCCGCACCACGGGGCACGCCGATCAAGGCTGCCGGCGATGGCAAGGTCCTGTTGGCCGGCCGCCGCGGCGGCTATGGCAACACGGTGATCATCCAGCACGGCAACACTTACCGGACGCTGTACGGCCACATGCAGGGCTTTGCCAAAGGCGTGAAGACTGGCGGCACCGTGAAGCAAGGCCAGGTGATCGGCTATATCGGAACCACCGGCCTGTCCACCGGACCGCACCTGCACTATGAATTCCAGGTCAATGGCGTCCACGTCGATCCACTGGGTCAGAAACTGCCGATGGCCGATCCGATCGCCAAGTCCGAGCGCGCCCGCTTCCTGGCTCAGAGCCAACCGCTGATGGCACGCATGGATCAAGAGAAAGCCACCCTGCTCGCCTCGAGCAAGCGCTAG
- a CDS encoding anhydro-N-acetylmuramic acid kinase produces the protein MALYIGVMSGTSLDGLDIALVELAPAIKLVATHYIPMPASLRAELLELCSSGPDEIARSAIAQQNWVTLAAQGVRTLLNEQQLKPQDITAIGSHGQTIRHEPARGFTVQIGNPALLSELTGISIVSDFRSRDVAAGGQGAPLVPAFHEALFEERTGKRAVLNVGGFSNLSLIEPGKPVTGFDCGPGNVLLDAWIHQQKGEHFDRDGQWAASGNVEPTLLKTLLGDPFFVTTGPKSTGREVFNLPWLARHLSHLPTFTPENVQATLLELSAVTIVDALRQAQSDTEELLVCGGGAHNQALMTRLADLLPQTRVSSTAVYGVDPDWVEAMAFAWLAHCCLHGIPGNRPSVTGARGLRVLGAIYPA, from the coding sequence ATGGCGCTTTATATCGGTGTGATGTCCGGGACCAGCCTCGACGGCCTGGATATCGCATTGGTCGAACTGGCTCCGGCGATCAAACTGGTCGCCACGCACTACATACCCATGCCCGCATCCCTGCGGGCCGAATTGCTCGAATTGTGCAGCAGCGGGCCCGATGAGATTGCCCGCTCCGCCATCGCCCAGCAGAACTGGGTAACGCTGGCCGCACAGGGCGTTCGCACCTTGCTCAACGAGCAGCAGCTCAAACCACAAGACATTACGGCGATTGGCAGCCATGGCCAGACCATTCGCCATGAGCCGGCGCGGGGCTTTACCGTACAGATCGGCAATCCGGCACTGCTCAGTGAGTTGACCGGAATCAGCATCGTCAGCGACTTTCGCAGCCGCGATGTCGCCGCCGGTGGGCAGGGTGCGCCCCTGGTACCGGCGTTTCACGAAGCATTGTTTGAAGAGCGAACTGGCAAACGGGCCGTATTGAATGTCGGTGGCTTCAGTAATCTCAGCCTGATCGAGCCAGGAAAACCCGTTACCGGCTTCGATTGCGGCCCCGGCAACGTGTTGCTCGATGCCTGGATACATCAGCAGAAAGGTGAACACTTTGACCGCGACGGCCAATGGGCCGCCAGTGGCAACGTCGAACCCACCCTGTTGAAAACGCTGCTCGGTGACCCCTTCTTCGTGACCACGGGCCCCAAGAGTACAGGGCGAGAGGTATTCAACCTGCCTTGGCTGGCCCGGCACCTGTCGCACCTGCCGACCTTCACACCCGAAAACGTGCAAGCCACACTGCTAGAACTGTCGGCGGTGACCATCGTCGACGCCTTGCGACAGGCCCAGTCAGATACCGAAGAGCTGCTGGTTTGCGGCGGCGGCGCGCACAACCAGGCGCTGATGACGCGCTTGGCCGATTTGTTGCCACAGACCCGCGTCAGCAGTACGGCGGTGTACGGCGTCGATCCGGACTGGGTGGAGGCCATGGCATTCGCTTGGCTGGCCCATTGCTGCCTTCATGGCATTCCCGGCAACCGCCCAAGCGTGACCGGCGCACGAGGTCTTCGCGTACTCGGCGCCATCTACCCCGCTTGA
- a CDS encoding iron--sulfur cluster insertion protein ErpA, whose amino-acid sequence MSVETFTPTALQFTHGAAHKVKSLVDEEGNDRLKLRVFVTGGGCSGFQYGFTFDEEVAEDDTIVEREGVSLVVDPMSFQYLAGAEVDYQEGLEGSRFVIKNPNATTTCGCGSSFSI is encoded by the coding sequence ATGAGCGTCGAAACCTTCACCCCCACGGCTTTGCAATTTACCCACGGTGCTGCGCACAAGGTGAAGAGCCTGGTCGATGAAGAGGGCAATGATCGTTTGAAGCTGCGCGTATTTGTAACGGGCGGCGGTTGTTCCGGTTTCCAGTACGGCTTCACTTTCGATGAGGAAGTGGCCGAGGACGACACCATCGTGGAACGCGAAGGCGTCAGCCTGGTGGTCGATCCAATGAGCTTCCAGTACCTGGCGGGTGCCGAGGTGGATTATCAGGAAGGCCTGGAAGGTTCGCGTTTCGTGATCAAGAACCCTAACGCTACCACGACGTGTGGGTGCGGCTCTTCGTTCTCGATCTGA
- a CDS encoding N-acetyl-gamma-glutamyl-phosphate reductase — MVKVGIVGGTGYTGVELLRLLAQHPQAEVVVITSRSEAGLAVADLYPNLRGHYDGLAFSVPDIETLGACDVVFFATPHGVAHALAGELLAAGTKVIDLSADFRLQDADEWAKWYGQPHGAPQLLEEAVYGLPEVNREKIKQARLIAVPGCYPTATQLGFLPLLEAGLADASRLIADCKSGVSGAGRGASVGSLYSETSESMKAYAVKGHRHLPEIRQGLRRAAGKDVGLTFVPHLTPMIRGIHSTLYATVVDRSVDLQALFEKRYANEPFVDVMPAGSHPETRSVRGANVCRIAVHRPQDGDLVVVLSVIDNLVKGASGQAVQNMNILFGLDERLGLSHAGMLP; from the coding sequence ATGGTCAAGGTCGGTATCGTCGGCGGCACGGGTTACACCGGTGTCGAACTGCTGCGTCTATTGGCACAGCATCCGCAAGCTGAGGTGGTGGTCATTACCTCGCGATCCGAGGCTGGCCTGGCTGTCGCCGACCTGTATCCGAACCTGCGAGGCCACTACGATGGCCTGGCTTTCAGTGTTCCAGACATCGAGACCCTGGGCGCCTGCGACGTGGTGTTCTTCGCCACGCCTCACGGAGTTGCCCACGCCCTGGCGGGTGAGCTGCTGGCTGCGGGGACCAAGGTCATCGATCTGTCGGCGGACTTCCGCCTGCAGGATGCGGACGAGTGGGCCAAATGGTACGGCCAGCCCCACGGTGCGCCGCAGTTGCTCGAAGAAGCCGTCTACGGCCTGCCGGAAGTCAACCGCGAAAAAATAAAACAAGCGCGACTGATCGCGGTGCCGGGTTGCTATCCAACGGCAACACAGTTGGGCTTCCTGCCGCTGCTCGAAGCAGGCCTGGCCGATGCGTCGCGCTTGATCGCCGACTGCAAATCCGGTGTCAGCGGTGCCGGGCGTGGCGCCAGCGTAGGCTCGCTGTACTCCGAAACATCGGAGAGCATGAAGGCCTATGCCGTCAAAGGTCACCGGCATTTGCCGGAAATCCGCCAGGGCCTGCGCCGTGCCGCGGGCAAGGACGTCGGCCTGACCTTCGTCCCGCACCTGACGCCGATGATTCGCGGCATCCACTCCACTCTCTACGCAACCGTCGTCGATCGCTCGGTAGACTTGCAGGCGTTGTTCGAAAAACGCTATGCCAACGAACCGTTCGTGGACGTCATGCCGGCTGGCAGTCATCCGGAAACCCGCAGTGTGCGTGGCGCGAACGTTTGCCGTATCGCCGTGCACCGTCCGCAGGATGGTGACCTGGTGGTGGTGTTGTCGGTCATCGATAACCTGGTCAAGGGTGCATCGGGCCAGGCGGTGCAGAACATGAACATCCTGTTCGGGCTGGATGAGCGCCTGGGGTTGTCCCACGCGGGGATGTTGCCTTAA
- a CDS encoding membrane protein, with protein sequence MLYLWLKALHIVSMVCWFAGLFYLPRLFVYHAQSEDSVSQERFSVMERKLYRGIMGPAMIATLVFGIGLLSLNAGAYFTQGGWMHAKLTLVVLLIGYHHMCGAQVKRFARGENTRSHVFYRWFNEVPVLILLAIVILVVVRPF encoded by the coding sequence ATGCTCTATCTGTGGCTCAAAGCACTTCACATCGTCAGCATGGTCTGCTGGTTCGCAGGGCTGTTCTACCTGCCTCGCCTGTTCGTCTATCACGCCCAAAGCGAGGACAGCGTCAGCCAGGAACGCTTCAGCGTGATGGAGCGCAAGTTGTATCGCGGCATCATGGGCCCGGCAATGATCGCCACCCTGGTGTTCGGCATCGGGCTGCTGAGCCTGAACGCCGGCGCGTATTTCACCCAGGGTGGCTGGATGCACGCCAAACTGACGCTGGTGGTGCTGCTGATCGGTTATCACCACATGTGCGGCGCCCAGGTAAAACGCTTCGCCCGTGGCGAAAACACCCGCAGCCATGTCTTTTATCGCTGGTTCAATGAAGTGCCGGTTCTGATATTGCTGGCTATTGTAATTCTGGTCGTGGTTCGCCCGTTCTAG
- a CDS encoding 2-nitropropane dioxygenase — MSLPALLEQRLRLPVVAAPMFLISNPQLVLACCRNGIVGSFPALNQRESSGFKAWLEEIEAGLAILENPAPYAVNLIVHHSNPRLQADLAICIEHKVPIVITSLGAVKELVDAVHGYGGLVFHDVTTRRHAEKAAEAGVDGLIAVAAGAGGHAGTWSPFSLVAEIRQFFDKTLLLAGCLNHGHQILAAQLLGADLAYFGTRFIGTGESHAPDAYKEMLLTSRAADIVHTPAVSGVPASFMRQSLENAGFDLAALQGKGEVDFGSKLKPLNDEAKAWKSVWSAGQGVGEIHDLPSVDELVARLDKEYRQAQARATQLGGQWPR; from the coding sequence ATGTCGCTGCCCGCTCTGCTCGAACAACGCCTGCGCTTGCCCGTCGTGGCTGCGCCGATGTTCCTGATTTCCAATCCACAGCTGGTACTGGCCTGCTGCCGAAACGGTATCGTCGGCAGCTTTCCCGCACTGAACCAGCGCGAAAGCAGTGGCTTCAAGGCCTGGCTGGAGGAAATCGAAGCAGGCCTGGCAATACTGGAGAATCCGGCCCCCTACGCCGTCAACCTGATCGTCCATCACAGCAATCCGCGCCTTCAGGCCGACCTGGCGATCTGCATCGAACACAAGGTGCCGATCGTCATCACCAGCCTGGGCGCGGTCAAGGAACTGGTGGACGCCGTGCATGGCTATGGTGGCCTGGTGTTCCACGACGTCACCACGCGGCGCCACGCCGAGAAAGCAGCCGAAGCCGGCGTTGATGGCCTGATCGCCGTGGCGGCCGGCGCCGGGGGCCATGCCGGGACCTGGAGCCCGTTCTCGCTGGTCGCCGAGATCCGCCAGTTCTTCGATAAAACCTTGCTGCTGGCGGGCTGTCTGAACCACGGCCATCAGATACTGGCCGCCCAGTTGCTCGGCGCGGACCTGGCCTATTTCGGGACACGCTTCATCGGCACCGGCGAAAGCCATGCGCCCGACGCCTATAAAGAGATGTTGCTCACATCCAGAGCCGCAGACATCGTGCATACTCCTGCGGTATCCGGGGTGCCGGCCAGCTTCATGCGCCAGAGCCTGGAAAACGCCGGCTTCGACCTCGCTGCCTTGCAGGGCAAAGGCGAAGTCGACTTTGGCTCGAAGCTCAAGCCGCTGAACGATGAGGCCAAGGCCTGGAAAAGCGTGTGGTCCGCCGGCCAGGGCGTGGGGGAAATCCATGATCTGCCCAGCGTCGATGAGTTGGTGGCCCGACTGGACAAAGAATACCGCCAGGCGCAAGCCCGGGCGACGCAGCTCGGCGGCCAATGGCCTCGCTGA
- a CDS encoding membrane protein encodes MSETRFNIVFDGALMPGVDTTTAKLNLAELFKSDVSAIERLFSGRKVALKSNLSQSEAQKYLEALNKSGIDARIEAEPSLQLDLGEVQDSPQQPGARHSDALIDPVSPYAPPRADVGESLATYSTLKPFSFEGRIGRLRYLAWTMVLTLAMLPVIGIAFWYSLSWVLASNSLAAMIVGGLIGGAIFLGFAFVSIQFSVQRLHDIGWSGWLWLLNLVPFVGSVFPLVMICAPGNDGPNRYGPPPPPNSTAVKVLSWLWVVLIVLMIVGAVAGAFSGLSEDYDTSSLSSYESSESSDETSAEPAAEAAEPASPSVDYEEEQEEQ; translated from the coding sequence ATGAGTGAAACCCGTTTCAATATCGTATTCGACGGAGCCCTGATGCCGGGCGTCGATACCACCACAGCCAAACTCAACCTCGCCGAGTTGTTCAAGAGCGATGTCAGCGCCATCGAGCGGTTGTTCAGTGGCCGCAAGGTTGCGCTCAAAAGCAACCTGTCCCAAAGCGAAGCCCAGAAATACCTGGAAGCGCTGAACAAAAGCGGAATCGATGCCCGGATCGAGGCAGAGCCATCTCTCCAACTGGACCTCGGCGAAGTGCAGGACTCGCCCCAGCAGCCAGGCGCACGCCACTCTGACGCGCTCATTGATCCCGTCTCCCCCTACGCTCCCCCTCGGGCCGACGTTGGCGAAAGCCTCGCCACCTACAGCACCCTCAAACCCTTCAGTTTCGAAGGCCGTATCGGGCGCCTGCGCTACCTGGCCTGGACCATGGTCCTGACACTCGCCATGTTGCCCGTCATCGGCATCGCCTTCTGGTACAGCCTGTCATGGGTCCTCGCTTCGAATTCGCTGGCGGCCATGATCGTCGGCGGGTTGATCGGCGGGGCCATCTTCCTCGGCTTTGCCTTCGTGAGCATCCAGTTCAGCGTCCAGCGCCTGCATGACATTGGCTGGTCCGGCTGGCTGTGGCTGCTCAACCTGGTGCCGTTCGTAGGCAGCGTCTTCCCGCTCGTGATGATCTGCGCGCCAGGCAACGACGGCCCCAACCGCTACGGCCCACCGCCACCGCCTAACAGCACCGCGGTCAAGGTTCTGTCGTGGCTATGGGTCGTGCTGATCGTCCTGATGATCGTTGGCGCCGTGGCCGGGGCCTTCAGCGGCCTCTCCGAGGACTACGACACCAGTTCCCTGAGCAGCTACGAAAGCAGTGAATCCAGCGACGAGACCAGCGCAGAACCCGCTGCCGAGGCAGCCGAGCCCGCCTCTCCTTCTGTAGACTATGAAGAGGAACAAGAGGAACAATAA
- a CDS encoding short-chain dehydrogenase → MTRYALITGASSGIGLAMAEALARRGRDLILVARQRDRLESIAIELTQRFGVEVLFRACDLGEPLRLSGFLLELEEGERQIDLLVNCAGIGTCGPFLGQDWMTEQDLIEVNILALTRICHAVGNSMALQGGGQILNVASTAAFKPGPWMSTYHASKAYVLHFSEALRVELKKCAIKVSVLCPGPTRTGFFARAQMHEQHLTHDKHLMSPEEVALYAVRALDKNTAIIIPGRRNRWLAALPRLGSRWLVRTLAGRTNKAYCPR, encoded by the coding sequence ATGACCCGTTACGCTCTGATCACTGGCGCTTCCAGCGGCATAGGCCTGGCCATGGCCGAAGCGCTGGCCCGGCGCGGTCGCGACCTGATACTGGTGGCCCGACAGCGTGATCGGCTGGAAAGTATTGCCATTGAACTGACCCAGCGCTTTGGCGTAGAGGTGTTGTTCCGGGCCTGCGACCTGGGCGAACCGTTGAGGCTTTCAGGTTTTCTCTTGGAGCTGGAGGAAGGCGAGCGGCAAATCGACTTGCTGGTCAATTGTGCGGGCATCGGCACCTGCGGCCCGTTCCTGGGCCAGGACTGGATGACCGAACAGGACCTGATCGAAGTGAACATCCTCGCCCTGACGCGCATTTGCCACGCCGTCGGCAACAGCATGGCCTTGCAGGGTGGCGGCCAGATCCTCAACGTGGCATCGACGGCCGCGTTCAAGCCCGGCCCATGGATGAGCACCTATCACGCCAGCAAGGCCTACGTGCTGCACTTCTCCGAAGCCCTGCGGGTCGAACTGAAAAAGTGTGCGATCAAGGTCTCGGTGCTTTGCCCCGGCCCGACCCGTACCGGTTTTTTTGCCAGGGCGCAGATGCACGAGCAGCACCTCACCCACGACAAGCACCTGATGAGCCCGGAAGAAGTCGCGCTGTACGCCGTGCGTGCGCTGGACAAAAACACCGCCATCATCATTCCCGGACGCCGCAACCGCTGGTTGGCCGCCTTGCCACGCCTGGGCTCGCGGTGGCTGGTCCGGACCCTCGCCGGCAGGACCAACAAGGCCTACTGCCCGCGCTGA
- a CDS encoding zinc-binding protein produces MDTLFTKIINREIPAKIIYEDDQVLAFHDIAPQAPVHFLVIPKKPIRTLNDLTEADKGLAGHILFTAQRLALELGCEEGFRVVMNCNELGGQTVYHIHMHVLGQRQMNWPPG; encoded by the coding sequence GTGGATACTCTGTTTACCAAGATCATCAACCGGGAAATCCCGGCGAAGATCATTTACGAGGATGACCAGGTCCTGGCCTTCCACGACATCGCCCCCCAGGCGCCGGTGCATTTTCTGGTCATTCCGAAAAAACCGATTCGCACCCTCAATGACCTGACCGAAGCGGACAAAGGCCTAGCCGGGCACATTCTGTTCACCGCCCAGCGCCTGGCGCTTGAACTGGGCTGCGAGGAAGGCTTTCGCGTGGTGATGAACTGCAATGAACTCGGTGGACAGACCGTCTATCACATTCATATGCACGTGCTGGGACAGCGCCAGATGAACTGGCCGCCGGGTTGA
- a CDS encoding 2-octaprenyl-3-methyl-6-methoxy-1,4-benzoquinol hydroxylase codes for MTTQRHYSPIDRLLLQADTAMRTLLPFSGQPYRPSPAIVQPDAQLSDEQTRHVAGLMRINHTGEVCAQALYQGQALTAKLPRVREAMEHAAEEEIDHLVWCEQRIRQLGSHTSVLNPLFYGMSFGIGAVAGLISDKVSLGFVAATEHQVCKHLNEHLEQLPAEDEKSRAILEQMRKDEEHHAESALEAGGFRFPAPVKFGMSLLAKVMTKSTYRI; via the coding sequence ATGACTACCCAACGTCACTACTCGCCGATTGACCGCCTGCTGCTGCAAGCCGATACCGCGATGCGCACGCTATTGCCCTTCAGTGGCCAACCGTATCGGCCATCGCCGGCTATCGTGCAGCCGGACGCCCAGCTCAGTGACGAGCAGACCCGCCACGTGGCTGGCCTGATGCGAATCAACCACACCGGTGAAGTCTGCGCCCAGGCCTTGTACCAAGGCCAGGCGTTGACCGCGAAATTGCCCCGGGTGCGCGAGGCCATGGAGCATGCCGCCGAAGAAGAAATCGACCATCTGGTCTGGTGCGAGCAACGCATTCGCCAACTGGGCAGCCACACCAGCGTCCTGAATCCGCTGTTCTACGGCATGTCATTCGGCATCGGCGCCGTGGCCGGGTTGATCAGCGACAAGGTCAGCCTGGGGTTCGTCGCCGCAACCGAGCATCAGGTGTGCAAGCACCTCAATGAACACCTGGAACAACTCCCCGCCGAGGATGAAAAATCCCGCGCGATTCTGGAGCAGATGCGCAAGGACGAAGAACACCACGCCGAAAGCGCGCTCGAGGCCGGCGGCTTCCGCTTCCCGGCTCCCGTGAAGTTCGGCATGAGCCTGCTGGCCAAGGTCATGACCAAGAGCACCTACCGGATCTGA
- a CDS encoding peroxiredoxin, which yields MKARIQWAGEAMFLGESGSGHVVVMDGPPDAGGRNLGVRPMEMLLLGVGGCSNFDVVSILKKSRQAVESCEAFLEAERATEDPKVFTKIHMHFVVKGRALKEAQVKRAIELSAEKYCSASIMLGAAGVEITHDYEIIELG from the coding sequence ATGAAGGCACGCATCCAATGGGCTGGCGAAGCCATGTTCCTCGGTGAGTCGGGCAGTGGTCACGTGGTCGTCATGGATGGCCCGCCCGATGCCGGTGGTCGGAACCTGGGTGTCCGGCCCATGGAAATGCTCCTGCTGGGCGTAGGCGGTTGCAGTAACTTCGACGTGGTCAGCATTCTCAAGAAGTCGCGCCAGGCCGTCGAAAGTTGTGAAGCGTTCCTGGAAGCGGAACGCGCCACGGAAGATCCGAAAGTGTTTACCAAGATCCACATGCATTTCGTGGTGAAAGGGCGTGCGCTGAAGGAAGCCCAGGTCAAGCGGGCCATCGAGTTGTCTGCCGAGAAATACTGCTCGGCTTCGATCATGCTTGGCGCTGCGGGCGTTGAAATCACCCACGATTACGAAATCATCGAGCTGGGCTGA
- a CDS encoding cyclic AMP receptor protein has translation MVAITPTLKIKNLDKLLMHCQRRRYPAKHNIICAGDRSDTLFFIIKGSVTILIEDDDGREMIIAYLNSGDFFGELGLFEQAGKEQQRSAWVRTKIECEVAEISYTKFRELSLQDADILYVLSGQIAQRLRNTTRKVGDLAFFDVTGRVARCLLDLCKQPDAMTHPDGMQIKVTRQEIGRIVGCSREMVGRVLKDLEERNLVDVKGKTMVVFGTR, from the coding sequence ATGGTTGCCATTACTCCCACGCTCAAGATCAAGAATCTCGACAAGCTCTTGATGCATTGCCAGCGCCGCCGCTATCCGGCCAAGCACAACATCATTTGCGCAGGGGACCGTTCGGACACGTTGTTTTTCATCATCAAGGGATCGGTCACCATCCTGATCGAGGATGACGACGGGCGGGAGATGATCATCGCCTACCTCAACTCCGGGGACTTTTTCGGTGAGCTGGGGTTGTTCGAGCAGGCAGGCAAGGAACAGCAACGCAGTGCGTGGGTGCGAACCAAGATCGAATGCGAAGTCGCGGAAATCAGCTACACGAAATTCCGAGAACTGTCCCTGCAAGACGCGGACATTCTTTACGTCCTCAGCGGACAAATCGCACAGCGCCTGCGCAACACAACTCGCAAGGTCGGCGACCTGGCCTTTTTCGACGTGACGGGGCGCGTGGCCCGCTGCCTGCTGGACCTGTGCAAGCAGCCCGACGCCATGACCCACCCGGACGGCATGCAAATCAAGGTCACTCGCCAGGAAATCGGCCGGATCGTTGGCTGCTCCCGGGAAATGGTCGGCCGTGTGCTGAAGGATCTGGAAGAGCGCAACCTGGTCGACGTCAAAGGCAAGACCATGGTGGTGTTCGGAACGCGTTAA
- a CDS encoding lipoate--protein ligase, which produces MSPVISLAVEAGLQAEQDLLASICAGDAEFGLLFWQPSDRALVMPRRLSRLPGFEHASAVSAAHGWPVLLRETGGEPVPQSSATVNIALVYAPPRSEGDHGRIETAYRRLCEPICQLLDELGGVASLGEVEGAFCDGRFNVNLDGRKMVGTAQRWRQSKGGQRPVGLVHGALLLENERESMVAAVNRFNQACGLEQRVRAESHIALHEKFPAPEALERLDALYRALLTELLDG; this is translated from the coding sequence ATGTCGCCGGTGATTTCCCTGGCCGTCGAAGCGGGCCTGCAAGCCGAACAGGATCTGCTCGCCAGCATTTGCGCGGGCGATGCCGAGTTCGGCCTGTTGTTCTGGCAGCCCAGTGACCGCGCGCTGGTCATGCCGCGGCGCTTGAGTCGCCTGCCCGGCTTTGAACACGCCAGCGCGGTATCGGCGGCCCACGGCTGGCCGGTGCTTTTGCGTGAAACGGGGGGTGAGCCGGTGCCGCAGTCTTCTGCGACGGTCAATATCGCCCTGGTCTACGCGCCGCCGCGCAGCGAGGGGGATCACGGCCGCATCGAAACGGCCTACCGTCGGTTGTGCGAGCCCATCTGCCAGTTGCTGGATGAGTTGGGCGGCGTGGCTTCCCTGGGCGAGGTGGAGGGGGCGTTCTGCGACGGTCGATTCAACGTTAACCTCGATGGCCGCAAGATGGTCGGCACCGCCCAGCGCTGGCGCCAAAGCAAGGGCGGCCAGCGTCCGGTGGGTCTGGTCCATGGCGCACTTCTGCTTGAGAACGAGCGTGAGTCCATGGTTGCGGCGGTCAATCGCTTCAACCAGGCCTGTGGCCTGGAGCAGCGAGTGCGTGCCGAAAGCCACATCGCGCTGCATGAGAAATTCCCCGCGCCCGAGGCGTTGGAGCGGCTCGATGCGTTGTACCGGGCGTTGTTGACCGAGTTGCTGGACGGTTAA